A stretch of the Psychroserpens sp. Hel_I_66 genome encodes the following:
- a CDS encoding T9SS type B sorting domain-containing protein, protein MKKPTFSRIVIIVTLLFIGLQSYSQNYEPFTPRFNQDLKGDIVLIGNNILGPNNDAFNDNTVYNHNVDMQYIDIDGDASTFSSSSADLEIPNPNCYRIIYAGLYWGAVNPGDEPITNVKFKGPIGGYNDITGTIIYDANGTTVDGGDSFSYACFADVTDIVTSFGSGTDLGTYTIGNVSSAEGETANFSPYNGTGQSAGWSLFIVYEDPTLPGKSITSFDGFSAISVAGSNTELDIPVDGFRTVPAPAPVRANFAFATLEGDSPILGDRLRLNGISLSTVDRPVSNFFNSSVTQLDATPVNNRVPNSTNTLGFDTGVMAIPNPGNSVIANDATSAVIRLETSGDTYFPYFFAFAVDIIEPNIVLTKIVEDDAGNNIGDEFVDLGASLNYVIGFQNTGNDNATNFQIRDVLPVNIIFNYPEDLVLPAGVTVVSYDPVTREIIFAIEDYLVEEGDPVYEIRIEVQVVDECNLLVDACTNIISNQAFASYNGFFNPTFAITDDPSLSSNTGCLFSPQATNFLADLDCQFTENLILCGSSLDMTAANGYDSYTWSTSDTGTPVIGTGQTITVTETGTYYSFNNAIAPCQSIVQEYVVELFGADIENPVIPYADEVVTCPNDGKLLPNIFLCGVNDSRDIITNISGASSIIWEQLDESSCDAVTNSDCANEDDSCTWNEVQTGPNYLVDTAGQYRLTINYSGGCFVQFYFNVYQNVLNPAVVATDIICTTPGSITVYDVPSGYEYSLDGVNYQPSNVFSIDTAGTYTVYIRQMDVPTNPCVFSVQDVLIRDRDFTVSTTITQPLCHGDKGSIQLAANDVDPQYSYTLSEGGTLVNSVGPILENTYTFENLNTGTYTATVETENGCFYSEEIIIIEPPLLTVTAAITVPLTCEEGEITIYPEGGTPPYFYFVNGATDFQTVPEIVVTTAGVYDILVVDSNNCSASTTITVEPIAQPEFTIVATDIACGGNGNTGTITIDVTATNGNSLMYSIDGGATFTNSPVFTGLTEGDYDVVVEYSIGGSVCGTESQTVSIISEEAVSGTAELSSPFTCTSEGTVTVTGVTGGDAPYTYSIDGVNFQTSNEFTNLTAGTYTITIKDANDCTSITNDIVVEALNPPTDLTFDNTPITCPSNTTTVTITGVTGGIGALEYQIIAPAASATAYQTSTTFAGLEPGTYTFQVRDENDCVYSESITIDPIPTPTANAVLTQDLNCTSNPDALITGNITGTAPFTYAVSINGSAFNDLGATASPFNYTTGSDGTYQFQITDANGCTAETNIITINPLSLPALSAVVQTQDILCNGDSNGSLDITIDTTTGTPPFVINVNNDSTGTDYGTQTSGLTAGTYTVTVTDANLCIASETITINQPDPIVLDYDTVDITCTSGGVSQGSVIINSVTGGTAPYNYFVTGSNGYENSELNNTGSTSVSFDVVDFGLYEINIVDANGCSVLTQDVLVASPPTDLDIDITTTVDCTIGGEAVVSIGSTLSSAGPFFFAIYEGATTEYPNPAGAWIPEDTAGSQSATFTGLTSGVTYTFIVYDASTLCSYYEPATTPIPTNSTLSLSAVSSNNITCTGNDDGNVTFTVNSIYGSNVDVVYEIFDSLTLISTGITGSGTVPANGSLTVTDLGPLPFGNYFVSITETSGTNAGCGVVTAPFNITESAIALSLDVSVDGNANCNPNSGVISAVAQNGTAPYEYQITTTATPPLATDPSWSSASVFNVDAGDYFIHAIDAYGCIITSPVTTVAMDATPVISASSSNICTVEDGEFEIDVILDTAGVGPYSFSINGGAFQIQSVPFTISNLFSGVHTIEIKDVNGCGNLVTVDIPAPIGLTPDITTMPSCNNDDGSITVTGSNGSGSYAYSISPNPGTIILTGNTFNGVPSGIYVITITDTVTSCTEEVTVSLPEAVPPTISTTATSLICFDDDGEFELTVNGYTGTYTYEVFDNSGASVTGIVNADTSTNPLLVGGLSAGFYTVEMTETSAPFCSATSTFVIASPQEALTLTATQTSDVSCDNSQGTINAIASGGWGGYQYELTGAATVAFSPNGTFTDLAAGSYTVNVIDAEGCVASVDIILVEPDPIDATFTPNASILSCFGDQDASITVTNVTGGEDDEYIYTLNTILPTPSSSGPQTSNIFENLGAGTYTVTVSDGNECVLISSEIVITQPTPIDANLVLASTQTCDIESTLTLSATGGTGNYEYSDNDSFTSILGTFSTSTTFSVPVGTYQYYVRDANGCVANVSNGITVDPLLPLEINLMSTNPTINCSGDNTGSIVADAQGGLGDYIYTLEDTLGNTIDATQLTPGVFTELVAGTYIVNVVSGDCETASAPISITEPTAPLTVEFTVNDVTCSGNNDGVLTINASGGTGTIRYAISPQLDQFFETNIFENLAPDTYTVIVQDELGCYEIFEFSINDPEQVILSIVPDSLFEETCEGENNAEFSVDISGGSLPYSISLDVYDGPYTTGSAGQTVFDFTDLAGGDHVVFVRDAQGCETEWNISFPESVSFEPTLEIEYACDNNATVNTVTVIVDEDSVDLSELDYSLNGGEFQISNVFENVVPGTDHYIEVRHTNGCIKMTELFNITAFEPLSLILEEGDEAGEIIAITTGGTGDYQYTLNGEDYGNTNVYIVSEEGTYTVVVTDSSGCQATASIELEFLGPCIPNWFTPNGDGTADTWAPGCVEDYPNLTFDIFDRYGRKVATYNVGQFWDGRYNGQELPTGDYWYVVKPNSPLLEKDYVGHFTLYR, encoded by the coding sequence ATGAAAAAACCTACTTTTTCTCGCATAGTAATTATTGTGACACTGCTATTTATTGGACTACAATCCTACTCACAAAATTATGAACCTTTTACACCTAGATTCAATCAAGATTTAAAAGGAGATATTGTATTAATTGGTAACAACATACTTGGACCAAATAATGATGCATTCAACGATAACACAGTCTATAATCATAATGTCGATATGCAATATATTGATATTGATGGTGATGCATCAACATTTAGTTCGTCCAGTGCAGACCTAGAGATTCCAAATCCTAATTGCTATAGAATAATTTATGCAGGATTATATTGGGGCGCAGTTAACCCTGGCGATGAACCAATAACCAATGTAAAATTTAAAGGCCCAATTGGAGGCTATAATGATATAACAGGAACCATTATTTACGATGCCAATGGCACAACAGTAGATGGAGGTGATAGTTTTTCTTATGCTTGTTTTGCAGATGTAACCGATATTGTAACCAGTTTTGGCTCTGGTACAGATTTAGGAACTTATACTATTGGAAATGTGTCTTCTGCGGAAGGAGAAACAGCTAATTTTAGTCCATATAACGGAACAGGTCAATCTGCTGGATGGTCATTGTTCATTGTTTATGAGGATCCTACACTGCCAGGAAAGTCTATTACAAGTTTTGATGGTTTTAGCGCAATTAGTGTTGCAGGAAGCAACACCGAACTGGATATTCCTGTAGATGGTTTTAGAACCGTGCCTGCTCCTGCTCCTGTTAGAGCAAATTTTGCATTTGCAACCTTAGAAGGTGATAGTCCAATTTTAGGAGATCGCTTAAGATTAAATGGAATTAGTTTATCTACTGTTGATCGTCCTGTGTCTAACTTTTTTAATAGTTCGGTTACACAGCTGGATGCAACGCCTGTAAATAATAGAGTCCCAAATAGTACAAACACCTTAGGTTTTGATACTGGTGTAATGGCGATTCCAAATCCTGGAAATTCTGTAATTGCTAACGATGCTACTTCCGCAGTTATACGATTAGAAACCAGTGGTGATACATATTTTCCTTACTTTTTTGCATTTGCAGTTGATATTATAGAACCTAATATCGTACTCACAAAGATTGTTGAAGATGACGCAGGAAATAATATTGGAGATGAGTTCGTTGATCTTGGTGCTTCTTTAAATTATGTCATCGGTTTTCAAAATACCGGAAATGACAACGCTACCAATTTTCAAATTAGAGATGTTTTACCAGTTAATATCATTTTTAATTACCCTGAAGATTTAGTGCTTCCAGCTGGAGTGACTGTCGTTAGTTATGATCCTGTTACCAGGGAAATTATTTTTGCAATAGAAGATTATTTGGTAGAAGAAGGCGATCCTGTGTATGAAATTAGAATTGAGGTACAAGTCGTTGACGAATGTAATCTTTTAGTAGATGCTTGTACAAATATTATTAGTAATCAAGCTTTTGCATCTTATAACGGTTTTTTTAATCCAACATTTGCAATTACAGATGACCCAAGTTTAAGCAGTAATACCGGATGTTTATTTTCCCCACAAGCCACTAATTTTTTGGCAGATCTAGATTGTCAATTTACAGAAAACCTCATACTTTGTGGTAGCAGTTTAGATATGACTGCTGCAAATGGGTATGATTCTTACACTTGGTCTACAAGTGATACAGGAACTCCAGTGATCGGGACAGGACAAACAATTACCGTGACAGAAACAGGTACCTACTACTCTTTCAATAATGCCATTGCACCTTGCCAATCTATAGTTCAAGAATATGTTGTTGAGCTTTTTGGTGCAGATATTGAAAATCCAGTAATACCATATGCAGATGAAGTAGTAACATGTCCCAATGATGGAAAACTATTACCAAACATATTTTTATGTGGAGTGAATGATTCAAGGGATATTATAACTAACATCTCTGGAGCGTCTTCTATAATTTGGGAACAATTGGACGAGTCCAGTTGTGATGCAGTAACTAATTCAGACTGTGCCAACGAAGATGATTCTTGTACTTGGAATGAAGTACAAACCGGACCAAATTATCTAGTAGATACAGCAGGCCAATATAGATTAACAATCAACTATTCTGGTGGTTGTTTTGTACAGTTTTATTTCAACGTATACCAAAATGTTTTAAACCCTGCGGTTGTTGCAACAGATATTATTTGTACAACGCCTGGTAGTATTACTGTTTATGACGTGCCTTCTGGTTATGAATACAGTCTTGATGGTGTAAATTACCAGCCAAGTAATGTATTTTCAATTGATACCGCTGGAACCTATACTGTTTACATTAGACAAATGGATGTACCAACAAACCCTTGTGTTTTTAGTGTTCAAGACGTATTGATTAGAGATCGCGATTTTACAGTTTCTACCACCATAACCCAACCATTATGTCATGGAGACAAAGGCAGCATACAATTGGCTGCTAATGATGTTGATCCCCAATATTCTTATACATTAAGTGAAGGTGGAACACTTGTAAATAGCGTTGGGCCAATTTTAGAGAATACTTATACTTTCGAAAACCTAAATACTGGAACATATACCGCAACCGTTGAAACCGAAAATGGTTGTTTTTATTCCGAAGAAATTATAATAATTGAACCTCCTTTATTAACAGTAACTGCTGCAATAACAGTTCCTTTAACTTGTGAGGAAGGTGAAATAACAATTTATCCTGAAGGTGGAACGCCTCCATATTTCTATTTTGTTAATGGAGCAACAGATTTCCAGACCGTTCCAGAAATTGTGGTCACCACTGCTGGAGTTTATGATATCTTGGTTGTAGATTCTAATAACTGTAGCGCAAGTACAACAATTACTGTTGAACCAATTGCACAACCAGAATTTACAATTGTTGCCACAGATATTGCTTGTGGTGGCAATGGTAATACAGGAACAATAACCATTGATGTTACAGCTACAAATGGAAATAGTCTAATGTACAGTATTGATGGTGGAGCAACTTTCACAAACTCACCAGTATTCACGGGACTTACTGAGGGTGACTACGACGTGGTTGTTGAGTATTCTATTGGAGGCTCAGTTTGTGGGACAGAATCCCAAACTGTGAGTATTATTTCTGAGGAAGCTGTTTCTGGTACTGCGGAATTGTCATCACCATTCACTTGTACTTCCGAAGGAACAGTAACCGTTACTGGAGTTACTGGAGGTGATGCACCTTATACGTACAGTATTGATGGTGTGAATTTTCAAACAAGTAATGAATTTACAAATCTAACCGCAGGAACTTATACCATTACCATAAAAGACGCTAATGATTGTACAAGTATTACGAATGATATTGTGGTTGAAGCGCTTAATCCGCCAACAGATTTAACGTTTGATAATACACCAATCACTTGTCCGTCAAACACAACAACTGTAACTATTACTGGTGTTACGGGTGGTATAGGTGCTTTAGAATATCAAATTATAGCACCAGCTGCAAGTGCAACAGCATACCAAACAAGTACAACTTTTGCTGGATTGGAACCAGGAACCTATACATTTCAAGTAAGAGATGAAAATGATTGTGTTTATAGTGAATCTATTACTATTGATCCAATCCCAACGCCTACTGCAAATGCGGTCTTGACGCAAGATTTAAATTGTACATCCAACCCAGATGCACTAATTACTGGAAATATCACTGGAACAGCTCCTTTTACTTATGCTGTTTCCATAAATGGAAGTGCGTTTAATGATTTGGGAGCTACAGCTTCGCCATTTAACTATACAACGGGATCGGATGGAACATACCAGTTTCAAATCACAGATGCCAATGGATGTACTGCTGAAACCAATATTATCACCATAAATCCATTATCACTTCCTGCACTAAGTGCAGTTGTTCAAACACAAGATATACTGTGTAATGGAGATTCAAACGGGTCTTTAGATATCACAATTGATACTACCACAGGAACGCCACCTTTTGTGATTAATGTAAATAACGATTCTACTGGAACAGATTACGGTACGCAAACTTCAGGATTAACCGCAGGAACTTATACAGTTACTGTCACAGATGCTAATCTTTGTATTGCTTCGGAAACGATAACTATTAACCAACCAGACCCTATTGTATTAGATTATGATACGGTTGATATTACCTGTACCTCTGGAGGAGTTTCTCAAGGTTCAGTCATAATAAATTCAGTAACTGGTGGAACAGCGCCATACAACTACTTTGTAACTGGATCAAATGGTTATGAAAATTCCGAATTAAATAATACAGGTTCAACATCTGTTAGTTTTGATGTTGTTGATTTTGGATTATACGAAATCAACATTGTTGATGCCAATGGGTGTTCAGTACTTACACAAGACGTTTTAGTAGCTTCTCCTCCAACCGATTTAGATATAGATATTACAACAACAGTAGATTGTACAATTGGTGGTGAAGCGGTAGTAAGCATTGGAAGTACATTATCAAGTGCAGGACCGTTCTTCTTCGCAATTTATGAAGGAGCTACTACAGAATATCCTAATCCTGCTGGAGCTTGGATTCCAGAGGATACCGCAGGAAGTCAATCTGCAACATTCACTGGTTTGACCTCTGGTGTCACTTATACGTTTATTGTTTATGATGCTTCAACACTTTGTAGTTATTATGAGCCTGCAACCACACCAATCCCAACAAATTCAACATTATCCTTAAGTGCTGTAAGTTCAAATAATATCACATGTACAGGAAATGATGATGGCAATGTAACGTTTACGGTGAATAGCATTTATGGATCTAACGTTGATGTAGTTTATGAAATTTTTGATTCCTTAACTCTAATTTCAACTGGTATTACCGGTTCTGGAACAGTTCCAGCAAATGGAAGTTTAACGGTAACAGATTTAGGACCATTACCTTTTGGGAATTACTTTGTTTCAATAACAGAAACTTCGGGAACTAATGCTGGTTGTGGAGTAGTAACTGCTCCTTTCAATATTACTGAATCTGCAATTGCATTGAGTCTTGATGTTTCCGTAGATGGAAATGCCAATTGTAATCCTAACTCAGGCGTTATTAGTGCTGTAGCTCAAAACGGAACTGCACCTTACGAATACCAAATAACTACAACTGCTACGCCTCCTCTAGCAACTGATCCTTCTTGGTCTTCAGCAAGCGTATTTAATGTAGATGCTGGAGATTACTTTATTCATGCTATTGATGCTTATGGATGTATTATAACGAGTCCCGTGACAACAGTTGCAATGGATGCAACACCAGTAATTTCGGCATCTTCAAGTAATATTTGTACCGTGGAAGATGGTGAATTTGAGATTGATGTTATTTTAGATACTGCTGGAGTTGGACCTTATAGTTTTAGTATTAATGGTGGCGCTTTTCAAATACAAAGTGTCCCTTTTACGATTTCAAATTTATTTTCTGGAGTTCATACAATTGAGATTAAGGATGTGAACGGTTGTGGCAATTTGGTTACAGTTGATATTCCTGCACCAATAGGTTTAACACCAGACATCACGACAATGCCATCATGTAATAATGACGACGGTAGTATTACTGTAACAGGTTCAAATGGTTCTGGTTCTTATGCTTATAGTATTAGCCCTAATCCTGGTACTATAATCTTAACAGGAAATACTTTTAATGGGGTTCCATCTGGAATTTATGTTATAACAATTACGGATACTGTTACATCATGTACCGAAGAAGTTACTGTTTCTTTACCCGAAGCTGTACCTCCAACAATTTCTACAACAGCAACATCACTCATTTGTTTTGATGATGATGGAGAATTTGAATTAACAGTGAATGGCTATACGGGAACTTATACTTATGAGGTTTTTGATAACTCTGGCGCATCGGTTACAGGAATAGTGAATGCGGATACATCGACAAATCCATTATTGGTTGGCGGACTTTCAGCAGGATTCTATACTGTAGAAATGACAGAAACCAGTGCTCCTTTTTGTTCTGCAACATCAACGTTCGTGATTGCATCGCCTCAAGAAGCTTTAACACTTACAGCAACTCAGACGTCTGATGTTTCTTGTGATAATAGTCAAGGTACTATCAACGCAATTGCCAGTGGTGGTTGGGGAGGTTATCAATATGAATTAACTGGAGCTGCAACGGTAGCATTTTCACCAAACGGTACATTCACAGACCTTGCTGCTGGATCGTACACCGTAAATGTTATTGATGCCGAAGGTTGCGTAGCTTCCGTAGATATCATTCTTGTTGAACCAGATCCTATTGATGCAACATTTACACCAAACGCATCTATATTATCATGTTTTGGAGATCAAGACGCATCGATTACAGTTACCAACGTAACAGGTGGTGAAGATGACGAATATATTTACACACTCAATACAATTTTACCAACGCCTTCCAGTTCTGGTCCACAGACTTCAAATATTTTCGAAAACCTGGGTGCTGGTACTTATACGGTTACAGTTAGTGATGGTAATGAATGTGTTCTAATTTCTTCGGAAATTGTCATCACCCAACCTACGCCTATTGATGCTAATTTAGTCTTGGCTTCCACTCAAACTTGTGATATAGAGTCTACACTTACGTTAAGCGCTACCGGTGGAACTGGCAATTATGAATATAGCGACAATGATTCTTTTACATCTATTTTAGGAACATTCTCAACGTCTACAACATTTTCTGTTCCAGTAGGTACATATCAATATTATGTAAGAGATGCCAATGGTTGTGTTGCCAATGTTTCTAATGGTATCACAGTGGATCCATTGTTACCCTTAGAGATCAATTTGATGTCTACGAATCCTACAATTAATTGTTCTGGTGACAATACTGGATCAATTGTAGCTGATGCCCAGGGAGGATTGGGAGATTATATATATACATTAGAAGATACTTTAGGCAACACTATTGATGCTACGCAACTTACACCTGGAGTTTTTACAGAGCTAGTTGCGGGAACTTACATAGTAAATGTTGTGAGTGGTGATTGTGAAACTGCTTCTGCACCAATTTCAATTACTGAGCCTACTGCCCCTTTAACTGTTGAATTTACTGTTAACGATGTGACTTGTAGTGGAAATAATGACGGTGTACTTACCATTAATGCTTCTGGAGGAACTGGTACCATTAGGTACGCCATTTCTCCACAATTGGATCAATTTTTTGAAACTAATATTTTTGAAAATCTAGCTCCAGATACTTACACGGTAATCGTTCAAGATGAACTGGGATGTTATGAGATTTTTGAATTTTCAATTAACGATCCAGAACAAGTTATTTTAAGCATTGTCCCAGATTCTTTATTTGAAGAAACGTGCGAAGGTGAAAACAATGCAGAATTCAGTGTTGATATTTCTGGTGGCTCATTGCCTTACAGTATTAGTTTAGATGTTTATGATGGACCTTATACAACAGGTTCTGCTGGACAAACGGTATTTGATTTTACAGATTTAGCTGGTGGAGACCATGTTGTATTTGTTCGAGATGCACAAGGTTGTGAAACCGAATGGAATATCTCTTTCCCAGAGTCGGTAAGTTTTGAGCCAACACTTGAAATCGAGTATGCATGTGATAATAACGCTACGGTTAATACAGTGACTGTTATTGTGGATGAAGATTCGGTAGATCTTTCCGAATTGGATTATTCATTAAATGGCGGAGAATTCCAAATAAGTAATGTTTTTGAGAATGTTGTGCCAGGAACAGATCATTATATCGAAGTGAGACACACTAACGGTTGTATAAAAATGACCGAGCTTTTCAATATCACAGCATTTGAACCACTATCACTCATTCTAGAAGAAGGAGATGAAGCTGGTGAAATAATCGCCATCACTACAGGAGGAACTGGAGATTACCAATATACGCTTAATGGTGAGGACTATGGCAACACGAATGTTTATATCGTTTCCGAAGAAGGTACTTATACAGTTGTCGTTACAGATAGCAGTGGCTGTCAAGCTACAGCGAGCATAGAATTGGAATTCTTAGGACCGTGTATTCCTAATTGGTTTACGCCTAATGGAGATGGTACTGCAGATACTTGGGCTCCAGGTTGTGTTGAAGATTATCCTAACTTAACCTTTGACATCTTTGATAGATACGGTCGTAAAGTGGCAACTTATAATGTTGGTCAATTTTGGGATGGTAGATATAATGGCCAAGAGCTTCCTACTGGTGATTACTGGTATGTTGTGAAACCTAACAGTCCGTTGCTTGAAAAAGATTATGTAGGACATTTTACACTTTACAGGTAA
- a CDS encoding PorP/SprF family type IX secretion system membrane protein has product MKTLLFVLILCFCSIQMFYSQEDDGVVSLSLPMRNSLTFNRYVINPTFSFVREQNKYISISNKREWVDFENAPLTYLASYSGRFGENIGAGLGLFQQNYGVLTTFGGNLNFAYNARLARDSNLTFGLNIGAYKSGVNTGNVVTNFDDPSLQNVPENFLLTVNPGINYGTGFIDFGVSINNLALYNFQNSTLIENNPEQGIQAHVMYTGYMMSTRGFFDESKFTGLVKSEFKKEETILSAMAMLTVPKGIWAQVGYNSVYGIHGGLGINITSQIALEYNYEMATGDLSNFGNSHDFTLAYRFKNRDRYNYSGDDEVSGLLISDKKKTKVAKVSKPNTKKVEPVVSSESEADVAEQLAEAQRLKEQQEAEANAKLLAEQKAKQEAEAKANTIQLAKEKANKDAEAARNKRLAQEEADTQAKLLADQKAKEQARANQLAEEQKLKAQEEARAKLQAEQNAKRLAEERERQEAEAKAKLLAQELAQQEAVAQAKLLEEQKAKEAADAEAQILAEQKAKEEALLQARLAAEQKAKDDAEAQAKLLAEEQAKEELISNPKDDISKAMYAITQETEDSKTEQAELLKRFDDIVEIKNNDLKDLKEENDLSEQGITVDPKPFKSITEENNRLANIKSELDDVIASRNEKIKDLKALYEDKFDSDTLVNDDVYLYYQKALKRLESEQLKATKAKTVLETRLADIKVATEFERRRRIKKAAFDNEEDRYAQDRAALQNIKQITSLSNTALTEDDFDFGQQQSDNIQILENVPNVDNGYYLIVAVHTDVTKRNEFVKNVVASGREDVDFFYDVKTSKYYIYYDKFESIEQANEALKAKGNRPYNKKMSLVKIEN; this is encoded by the coding sequence ATGAAAACACTTCTTTTTGTTTTAATATTATGTTTCTGTTCTATACAGATGTTCTATTCTCAAGAAGATGATGGGGTGGTCTCACTTAGCCTACCAATGAGAAACTCTTTAACTTTTAACCGTTATGTCATTAACCCAACATTTAGTTTTGTAAGAGAGCAAAATAAATACATTAGCATCTCCAACAAAAGGGAATGGGTAGATTTTGAAAATGCACCCCTCACCTATTTGGCAAGTTACTCAGGACGATTTGGAGAAAACATTGGCGCTGGATTAGGACTGTTTCAACAAAATTATGGTGTGCTCACAACATTTGGAGGTAATCTAAACTTTGCTTACAATGCAAGATTGGCCAGAGATAGTAACTTAACTTTCGGTCTTAATATTGGAGCTTATAAAAGCGGAGTAAATACCGGCAATGTAGTCACTAATTTTGATGATCCGTCGTTACAAAATGTACCAGAGAATTTTTTGTTGACCGTTAATCCGGGAATCAATTATGGGACAGGATTTATTGACTTTGGTGTTTCCATCAACAACCTTGCACTTTACAATTTTCAAAACTCAACACTTATAGAGAACAATCCAGAACAAGGCATTCAAGCCCATGTCATGTACACTGGTTATATGATGTCCACTCGCGGATTTTTTGACGAAAGTAAATTTACAGGTTTAGTTAAATCTGAATTTAAAAAAGAAGAAACCATCCTCTCTGCAATGGCAATGCTAACAGTACCAAAAGGGATTTGGGCACAGGTTGGATACAATTCGGTTTATGGCATTCATGGAGGTTTAGGTATCAATATTACCTCACAAATCGCTTTAGAATATAATTATGAAATGGCTACTGGTGATTTATCTAACTTCGGAAATTCGCACGATTTCACATTAGCCTACAGATTTAAAAATAGAGACCGCTACAATTATAGTGGTGATGACGAAGTGAGCGGATTGCTAATTTCTGATAAGAAAAAAACAAAAGTTGCCAAAGTTTCAAAACCTAACACGAAAAAGGTAGAACCTGTTGTTTCTTCGGAAAGCGAAGCCGACGTTGCTGAACAATTGGCAGAAGCACAAAGATTAAAAGAACAACAAGAAGCTGAAGCTAACGCTAAATTATTAGCAGAGCAGAAAGCTAAACAAGAAGCTGAGGCTAAAGCCAACACAATTCAACTTGCAAAAGAAAAAGCAAATAAAGACGCAGAAGCAGCAAGAAACAAACGTTTAGCACAAGAAGAAGCAGATACACAAGCTAAACTGTTAGCCGACCAAAAAGCAAAAGAACAAGCAAGAGCAAATCAATTAGCAGAAGAACAAAAACTAAAAGCACAGGAAGAAGCAAGAGCTAAATTACAAGCAGAGCAAAATGCAAAACGTCTAGCTGAAGAAAGAGAAAGACAAGAAGCTGAAGCCAAGGCAAAACTATTAGCACAGGAATTAGCGCAACAAGAAGCTGTAGCTCAAGCTAAATTATTGGAAGAACAAAAGGCCAAGGAAGCTGCAGATGCCGAAGCTCAAATTCTTGCTGAACAAAAAGCTAAAGAAGAAGCACTACTTCAAGCCCGATTAGCAGCAGAACAAAAAGCTAAAGATGATGCAGAAGCTCAGGCAAAATTACTAGCAGAAGAACAGGCAAAGGAAGAACTTATTTCTAACCCTAAAGATGACATAAGCAAAGCAATGTACGCTATCACTCAAGAAACCGAAGATTCAAAAACAGAGCAAGCGGAATTGTTAAAACGATTTGACGACATAGTTGAGATAAAAAATAATGATTTAAAAGATTTAAAAGAAGAAAATGATTTAAGTGAGCAAGGTATCACTGTTGATCCAAAACCATTTAAAAGTATTACCGAAGAAAACAACAGATTAGCAAATATCAAATCAGAGCTTGATGATGTCATTGCTTCTAGAAATGAAAAAATCAAAGACTTAAAAGCGCTTTACGAAGATAAGTTTGATAGTGACACATTAGTTAACGATGATGTATATCTCTATTATCAAAAAGCATTAAAGCGTTTAGAATCTGAACAATTAAAAGCTACAAAAGCAAAAACTGTATTAGAAACACGATTAGCAGATATCAAAGTCGCTACAGAATTTGAAAGAAGACGTCGTATTAAAAAAGCAGCATTTGATAACGAAGAAGACCGTTATGCTCAAGATAGAGCTGCATTGCAAAACATAAAGCAAATTACAAGCTTAAGCAATACAGCGCTTACTGAGGATGATTTCGATTTTGGACAACAACAAAGTGATAATATTCAAATTCTTGAAAATGTCCCAAATGTTGATAATGGCTATTACCTTATCGTTGCAGTACATACAGATGTTACCAAGCGAAACGAATTTGTAAAGAATGTTGTTGCTTCAGGACGTGAAGATGTTGACTTTTTCTATGATGTTAAAACAAGTAAATACTATATATATTATGATAAGTTTGAAAGTATAGAACAAGCAAATGAAGCACTAAAAGCAAAAGGTAATAGACCTTATAACAAAAAGATGTCCCTCGTCAAAATAGAAAATTAA